One stretch of Glycine soja cultivar W05 chromosome 7, ASM419377v2, whole genome shotgun sequence DNA includes these proteins:
- the LOC114420560 gene encoding uncharacterized protein LOC114420560, whose product MRKYPRLYQVSCQQQRLIQQAGRQTKTVWEWNLEWRRPLFDNEVDAAVRFMDDISQIQIQNQITDCWIWKPETTGQYSTKSAYYLLQEATVGDTLDEALEDLWKLKIPAKAQIFAWRLIKDRLPTKANMRRRQIQMNDIICPFCRSKEEEASHLFFYCPKTQPLWWESLSWIQTNGVFSISPRQHFMQQTIGTNGGKQYSRWKCCVGGYVGSSEDNVGFPAVWEVLWVRATTMWVSRERFPEDFRREEKEKSDFRQEDDKEKREGKVSELAICCS is encoded by the exons ATGAGGAAATATCCCAGGTTGTATCAAGTCTCCTGCCAACAGCAAAGACTCATTCAGCAAGCAGGGAGACAAACCAAAACAGTTTGGGAATGGAATCTTGAGTGGAGAAGACCCCTATTCGACAATGAAGTAGATGCAGCTGTCAGATTTATGGATGACATATCACAGATACAAATCCAAAATCAGATCACTGATTGCTGGATATGGAAACCAGAAACTACAGGACAGTACTCTACTAAAAGCGCATATTACCTGTTGCAAGAAGCCACAGTAGGGGACACCCTGGATGAAGCACTAGAGGAtctatggaagctaaaaatcCCAGCAAAAGCTCAAATTTTTGCATGGAGACTGATCAAAGACAGACTACCAACCAAAGCTAATATGAGAAGAAGACAAATCCAGATGAATGACATAATCTGTCCTTTTTGCAGAAGTAAGGAGGAGGAAGCCTCtcacctatttttttattgccCAAAGACACAGCCCTTATGGTGGGAATCCCTCTCCTGGATtcaaaccaatggagttttttCTATTAGTCCAAGACAACATTTCATGCAGCAAACAATTGGCACAAATGGTGGAAAGCAGTATTCTAGATGGAAGTGCTG TGTAGGGGGTTATGTGGGTTCCAGCGAGGACAATGTGGGTTTTCCGGCAGTGTGGGAGGTTCTGTGGGTTCGAGCGACGACAATGTGGGTGTCGAGGGAGCGGTTTCCAGAAGATTTCAGGcgggaggagaaagagaagagcgaTTTCAGGCAGGAGGATGACAAAGAGAAGAGGGAGGGCAAG GTTTCAGAATTAGCCATATGTTGTTCCTAG